The Ruminococcaceae bacterium BL-4 region GCGCACCCAATGGTTTCCGCATTACGGTGAAAAACCTGAAAGTCAACGCCGGCGCTGGATTTTTGATGGCGCAGGCCGGTGACATCATGACAATGCCGGGCCTTCCAAAAGTTCCCGCTGCAAATAAGATCGACATTGACGAATCCGGAAAGATCACCGGTCTCTTCTAAAAAAGTCACACAGAATAGGGAGAGTATGTTAAGTGCCCACGGAGGGGCAGTCATCGCAGGGGGAAAAGCCATTTTGCTGCACGATATTGTATCTGCATCCACTGCTATCAGCAAGAGCTTCCTCTGTCCTGCTGTGGCAATTTGCACAGGGAGGGAGTTATGAAAAAATTTGATACCCGAACCATGACAATGATTGCGCTTCTCATTGCAATGACCGTTTTTCTGGCCAGGTTCTGCTCGATCTCCGCATGGAATATCAGAATCGGATTTAGCTTTCTGCCGGTGGCTGTTGCCGCAATTCTTTTCGGCATGAAAGGAGCCTGCACCGTGGCGGCGCTAAGTGATATTATCGGTACAATCTTATTCCCGGTAGGGCCCTATTTTCCGGGATTTACCCTGACTGCCTTTCTTACTGGAATTGTCTATGCAATGTTTCTGCATAAAAAGCAGACACCCCTTCGCATTTTGGGCTGTGTAGCCGTAAATCAGCTTTTTTTAAGTCTCTTTCTCAATTCATTCTGGATTTCTATTTGGTATTCCTCCCCGTATGTGCCACTTTTAGCGACCAGATCGGTTCAAACCTTTGTGGTTGGAATCGCTCAATTTTTAACGCTGGGCGTAGTTTCGAAGGTACTTTCGGTTTATAAAAATCAAGCAGTGGGATGACGCTAAAAAAGCGCTTTTTCTAGGGATTTTTCATTGTTTTCCAAACCGCAAAATTATTTTTGGAAAACCAACTAACACAAATTTTCCCTAATAATTCCTAATAAAAAGAGGGCTGCAGTAATTTTGCAGTCCTCTTTCCTTACAAATGGGTTTCCAAGACCTGATCGATGGAAAAGTCATCGACCTGAAGATAATACTGGGCACAGTCTACCAACGCCTGCATGGGGATAGTCCCCACGATCTCACTGTTAAGGACCCGGGCGCCATATCTTCTGGCCTCCATTTTGATTGCTTCAAAAACACTGTACATGGAGCTTTGCGTATAATCGGTCAAATTCATGGTAACCTGTGCAAGGCCCCGTTCGTCCAAAGAAATTCCCATCGCCTTCACAAACCGGTATCCGCCGTTAATACTGCGCACTCTTCTGCTGATCTTTCTTGCAATTTCCACATTCGGCGTATCGAGGTTCACATTAAAGCAGATCAGCGGCATCCTTGCGCCGATCGCTGTAGCACCGCCGGTAGGATGCATGGTAGAAGGGCCAAAATCCGGTTTCCAACGGGGATCCTTCATCTTTTCCGCGAGGCCTTCAAACTGGCCTTTTCTGATCGCTGCAAGGTCCGCACGATAGGGAGCAGAAGCGGATTTTTCATAAAGATAAAATGGCTGTCCAAACCGCTCGGCGGCTTCTTTTGCCACGGATTTTGCCAGCTGGTCCGCATCGTCGATGGTACAGTTGCGCACCGGAATAAAAGGAATCACATCCACACAGCCAATTCTCGGATGCGCTCCTTCATGTTTAGTCATATCAATCAGACGTATTGCTGCTCCCACCGCCTCAATCATCGCTTTTTTAAGCGGCTCTGGATTGCCCAATACCGTCACAACGCAACGGTTGTGATCCGGATCTGTAGAGTAATCCAATAGCTTAACGCCCGGTTTTGCCCGAAAACAATCGACGATCTCTTCGACTTTGCTCAGATCTCTGCCCTCGCTAAAATTTGGAACTGATTCAATAATCTGCTCTGATTTCAATCAAAACGCACCCCTTTCAGACAATTTTCTACAGTGTCTATTATATAGGCGGCCCCCTTTTTCTGCAACAAAAACAAAATCTTTTATTGCTCAAAAGTTTTTAATTTATTATACTGATATCAAGAATAAATAGGGGGGAATCCATATGCTGAAAGCCACTCTTTTAAAAAGCCCTTCTGTAGAATTGAACGGTCAGCTGCTCACGTTTCCATATCGGCGGGCGGAAGCACTGCTTTACTATATGCTTGTGCAGCACAGCGCCACCAGACAAGAGCTGATTGCTCTTCTTTGGGAAAGCTACGATGATGTTACGGGACTTAAAAATCTGCGCAATGCGCTTTATACCCTGAAAAAAGTTCTGGGGGGTGAATTTTTGATTTCTCCCCAGAAATCTCTTGTCATTATCAACCCGGATTGGGAATACACCTGTGACTATGACCGCTTTATACAGGACGGTGATTTTTCCGCTTATGCAGGACCCTTTTTACAGGGTTTTTCTGTAAAGCATTCTTTTTCCTATGAAGAATGGCTCAGCCGCACCCGTGATAAACTGCACGAACAATATCTCCATAAAATTTCGGATCAGGCGCAGGCATGTCTGAAATGCGGCAACCGTAAGCAGGCGATCTGCTGGGCGGAAGAATCTTTGCGGGAAGAGCCCCTCGACGAAACCATGTGCGCTTTTCTCATGAATCTTCAGCGGCAGGAAAAACAGTATGTACGTGCTACCCAGATTTATCAGGATTTAAAGAAGCGTCTTTCAGAAGAATTGGGAACCGAACCCATGGAAGCTACTACCGTCCTTTATTATGAGATCATGAATGAGTGGAACGATACAACGTTTCCACCCGAACATTCCTCTTCTGCGCCTGTTCTGGTGGGGCGTGAAAATATCTACGCTCAATTGCGGGCTGCGCTGGATTCTTTTCGCTTAGAGGCTGCCCGCCACTGTTCTCAGCTTTTAATGGGAGATGTAGGCTCCGGAAAAGGAGAAATGATTGATTATCTGCTGCAAAGTATTGATTTATCTTCTTTTCTTGTGATTCGCTGTGCTTGCCTGCAATCTGAAAAGCTGATGCCTCTTGCCCCTTGGGACCGTGTAATGCTTCCTCTTGCAGAACTGATTCAGCGGGAAAATGTCTCTCTTTCAGAGCCAATAAGAGCCCACCTCGGCCAAGTTTTTTCCGTTTTCCGCGAAGGCGGAGAAGCAGGGGCTACGCGTCTGCTCCGGAAATTGGATGAACCCCTGAAAGACAGCCTGATGATGCTGCTTGAAATGCTTACTAGACGACACAAAATCCTTTTAATTCTCGAAAATCTACAGTGGATGGATCCAGACAGTCTTTCGCTAATGGATACCGTTATGCGGCATCTCGGGACCGGCGGCCTAATGATGATTTTAACCTGCAGCGGCGGCGGAAGTCCCTCTCTACAAAAATCTTTGCGGTGCGATGCTGCGGATAATCTTCTGCAAGAGCATTCGCTGCTCCCTCTTACGCGGGAACAGACCGATACGCTCCTCCAAAATGAACTTGGCAAAGAAACAGCTCTGCAGCTACAAAGCTGTTTTTATGATGAAACCGGCGGAAATTTTTCTCTTTTAATGGAACTAACCCGCGCTTTTCTTCGCAATGGCAGCACCAAAGAAACGCTTAACAGCCTTGACGATATTTTGATGGAATATCTATCTGGGCTGGACGAAAATACCATTCACATTGCCGAGCTCATCTCTGTTTTTCAGCAGGATGCTCCCTGCGAAATTTTGCTGGAACTTCTCAACGGCAACGAAGCTGCCCTTTCTTCCGGATTGGAGGAACTGCTGCACCGCCATCTGATCGAAGAATACCGGGACGGCAGCGAAATTACCTATCGGTTTTTTCATGAACGCATCCGAAAACTGACTTATGACCGGCTGAACTATTTTCAGCGCAGTCCCCTGCATCTGCGAATTGCACAGCTTTTTACCGGAAACGGACTGCCGGTGCAAAGCAATATTTGCCGCCGTGCAGCACGACATTTCCATTTGGGCGGCGATTCCGTCCGCTCTCTAAGCTGTCGGATTCGCGCCCTCGATTTAGAAAGCACGCGCAGTTGTGAGCCCTTTCCCTGCGTTCCCTGCGAAAAGATCGCGTTTGTCCCTTCGAAAAAACTTCAAGAAGAACTTTTACAGTGCGAACAGAAGCTCTCTGATCTTCAGCAGTCTGAACAAGGAACAATCACTCTGCCGGCTTTGGAGAACCAGCTGATTCTTATCCGCGGACGTCTGCTTTTATTTCATGGAGATTTTGAAAAGGGAAGCGCAGTATTGGGAACTCTCAGTGCTACAGGCAGTGAAGACCGAAATCATAACGTGATAATGATCCGCGCCTGCTACTTACTGGCTTCCTGTGCTCTTTACCGGCAGTCTCTCAGTCTTGCGGAACGCTATACTGCTGCGGGAACGCGCCTTCTTCAAAAAAGCGGAGACCCCGTGCTTTCCGCACAATTTCAGCGTCTGCGGGGTGCCTGCTTCTGTCTGCGCGGCGACTACGATAAAAGTGGGTACTATTTTTTAGAGGCCATTGAAAAACTTGAAAAGCAGCTTCCCTCCACTGCAGCGCGGATTCAACTTGCCGCGGCAAACAGTGCCTGCGGAAGGTTATTCCGCCAACGGCAGGACTATGCGAATGCCTGCTCCTGTTTTAAAAAAGCATTAGATACATTGGATGGTTCCGAAAAAGGCTCTTGGCCAGGAGCTGTTTGGGTTTATATCCACTATGGGCGAACGACTTTCTTTATGGAAGATCAGCTGCGGGCACAGCAGCTATTTTTGCGCGGATATGAATTGTCTCAGATTACCGGAGAACTTTGGGGCCGTACCGCAGCGGCCGCTTTTACCTCCTATTACCAAATACAGGATGGAAACTTTGAAGCTGCAATCAACAGCCTCAAAGATGCGCAAAAAAGCAACATTCTCCAGCAGTCTCCTTTAGAGGGCGCCATCCTCTGTTTTGTCAGCATGGCTATCCGCCAATATCTGGAACGCACGCAGCAGCATAATCGGGAATTGGACACTTTACTGACTTTTTCTTCTGCCAGCTATGCGCGCCAGGGACTCCGGCTGCTCTCGGGAATTCCGGATGTGGCGGAAGCACAGCTTTTATCAAAAAGTCTGCGTGACGGTATTACAGATCAGCAACATTTTCATGCATCGGAGCTTTACAGCAAAAATAAGCATTTTATGACAGAATAAACTTCTCAGAAAAAGGGACGGCACATGAGTAACACATGTACCGTCCCTTTTTTGATGTTGCGCTGTTTTTTATCCGATGGTATCGTAAAATTTCTGAATCAGCCACATAGCAATCCCATATGCAGAAGCTTCCATATGATATTTACTGCACCGCAGATAAGAGGTATCAAAATCAAATTTATTCATCTGCATCACAAGTTTACTAAGATCGATGAGATAGTCTTTAAGATACCCGCCTACATAGCCACCAATAATAATATCGCAGTCAAAGGCCATCCGCAGATTAGATACGGTCAAAGCAAGCGTATAAAGATAATCATTCCAGATTTTTTCAAAATCGTGGTTACCGTTTTTTAGCTTGATAAAATATTTTTCCAGATTGCCGCCCGTATGAGAAGAAAGGCGCAAGGCCGAACAATAACAATCGACACATCCTCTTTTTCCGCAATAACATCTTTCGCCGTTTGGAACAATGATGATATGGCCAAATTCTCCGCTTTTTAAATGATCGCCCTCATATAATTTTCCGTTATAGCTGATGGCACCTCCGACGGTATTATTGAGAGAAAGATAAATCACATTTTTATCAGGATCAGAAATCTCAGTATAAGCCGCACAATTTGCGTCATTATCAAAGACAACTTTATAGGGTAAAAACTGGCTGAGCTTTAAAAGGCTGATATTAGAAACATTCAGCGCGTGTGATTTTAAAAGGATATGATTCGCTTTATCGATAATTCCTGGAATGGAAACGCCGATTCCCGTGATTTTTTCGCGCTCTTTTGGATACTCAAGCGTATCATCAATAAAAGCTTGAATCCTCTCGGAAATCTCCTGATAATAGGAAAATGTATCTTCATACCGCATCCTCTGCCGGGTATTCGACAGTATGGTACCCTTTGCATCAATCATCACCAACCCTAGATGATTGGCGGTAATATCCACCCCCACTGCATAACAAATATCAGGAACAATCGACAGTGCTTTTGCCTTTCTTCCTCCGGTGGATTGATAATCTCCTACTTTTTCCACGATGCCCGCATCGCTCAGCTCTTTGATATTCTGAAGAACCGTAGGCATACTGAGCCCCAAATCATTTGCAATATCCACCTTCGAAGCATGGCCGCGCCGATAGATATAATGGACAATTTTAATTTTATTCTTTCGCTTTGTTTGGACTTCCTTTGGTGCCTTTTCCATTTTACAAAATTCAGCTCTCTTTTTTATAGCAATAAAAATTTCATCGCTTAATTAATCGTTTTATAAAACCATTTAATAAAATTATTGTATTCTATATTTTAAAAAAATACAATCTTAGAATTTGATTATTCTATTTTTGTAAAAATAAAATAAAGAATTTCGGATTATTTAGTAAAGATAGACATCTTTTTTTCTAAAAATCACATAATCTTTTGTTTTTAAAAGCAGCTTTTAAAAATTAATTTTCATTTTAGATAATTCGCTTAAAATAATTTGGTTGTTTTTCCTAATAAAATTCATGTTGACAAAATGATTTTGTAGATGTATTCTGCTAATAGATTATTAAATCTTTTTATTAAAGTCTTTAATATTCTTGAAAAAGGAAGCGATTTTGTGAATAAAAAAATGAAAGTTGCCGTTATGCTGGACATCGAAAAAATGGGATTTGAATCACGTGATATTCCGCAGCCCAAGGATAACGAAGCTCTTGTCAAAGTGGAGTACGTAGGCGTCTGCGGTTCTGATCTTCATTATTATGAATTTGGAAGAATCGGCGATTATATCGTAAAACCGCCTTATGTTTTAGGGCATGAGGCCGGCGGCACAGTCGTCGCAGTGGGAAAAGATGTTAAAAATCTAAAAGTTGGGGACCGGGTAGCTTTGGAACCCGGAAAGACCTGCGGGCACTGCGAATTTTGTAAAACCGGCCGGTATAATCTTTGCCCCGATGTGATTTTTTTTGCCACTCCGCCTGTAAACGGCGTTTTTCAGCAGTATGTTGCTCATGAAGCAGATCTGTGCTTTAAGCTGCCGGACAATATGGATACCATGGAAGGGGCTTTGATTGAACCCCTCTCCGTCGGGTTCCATGCAGCAAAACAGGGCAATGCCCATTTGGGGCAGACAGCAACGGTATTCGGTGCAGGCTGCATTGGGCTGATGTCCATGATGGCTTTAAAGGCCATGGGAGTTTCCACCGTCTATGTGGTCGACGTAATGCAGAACCGTCTCAATAAAGCCAAAGAATTGGGCGCAACCGAAATCATCAATGGGAAAGACGAGGATGCCGTTCAAAAGATTATGGAATTGACGCATCAAAAGGGAATTGATCTTTCAATTGAAACAGCCGGAACCGAAATTACATCCCGTCAAGCGATCAAAGTTGCCAAAAAGGGAAGCACAATCGTATTTGTAGGCTACAGCAAGAGCGGAGAAATCACCCTGCCCATGAGCATGGCACTTGATAAAGAGCTCACCTTCAAAACAGTCTTCCGCTATAGACATATTTATCCTGTTGCAATTGACGCTGTTTCCAGTGGAAAAGTAAATCTGAAAGGCGTTGTTACCAATGTCTATGACTTCGATGATATTCAAAGAGCCATGGATGAGAGTGTTCACAATAAGGATACCGTTGTAAAATCAGTTATTAAAATAATCTGATAAGCAGATTATTTTAAAATTATAAGTGGGAGGAAATCACATTGAAAAAGAAGTTATTAGCAACCGTGATGAGCGCTCTGCTTATCACATCTCTGCTGGGTGGCTGCGGCAGCAGCTCCACAGCAAGCAGCCAAGCAGCTTCGGGTGCTGCTTCAACAACATCCACATCGCAGGCAGCAGGCAAGAAGCTCAAAATCGGCATCACCGTCCAGAGTCTTAGCAATCAGGTCTGGTCCGTAGCGTGCACCACCATGAAAGACATGGCCGATAAAGATGGAAATACCCTTACCTACACCGACTGCGGAGATACCTCATCAAAGCAGATTGAGCAAATCGAGAACTTTATCAGCAGCAAATGCGATGTCATCATGGTAAATCCCTCCGATCCGAATGCGATCGAAAATGTCTGCAAAGAGGCACGGGACGCCGGCATTAAAGTAATGTGCTGGGATAACGAAATGGAAAATACCGATATCAACTGGGTCATTGATAACCAAAAACTTGGTTACATGATTGGCGAGCAGGCCAGCAAATTCATCAATGACAAATTTACCGACGGCAAATGCCAAGTCGCTGTGCTGGATTATCCTCAGACCGCAATCCTTCTTGAAAGAGAAAACGGGATTCTGGCAGCACTCAAAGAAAAAGCCCCCAACGCAGAAGTAGTTGCACAGCAGCCGGCTATTAACGCAACAGAAGGTCAGGACGCCATGGAGACAATTCTTCAAGCACATCCCGATGTAAAAGTTGTCTGCTGCATCGGTGGCGGCGGCGCTGTTGGTGCAAATGAAGCTTTGAAATCCGCCAACAAAATTGCCGATAATGTAGGCATTTTTGCAGCAGATGCAACCGACCAGGAACTGGCAGCCATGCTAAATGGTGAAGCAAACAGAATGTCCGTCATGGTAACCGGAACTCCAAAAGTTATCGGTGAAAACTGCTATCAGCTGATCACAAAGCTCGGCACGGGCGGTACTTTTGACAGCCGCAATGTTTACAGAGATATCTTCCCTGTAACAGCTGAAAATGCTTCGCAGTATTATTCAAAATAAAATCTGCCGGTACATCGGACTAAAATCCCTCAGTGCATTGAAAAAACAGCGGCAAAACTAGTGGACGTTTGATCGTCCGGCCGGTTTTCCGAATGCAAGATGATGGAGACGAGTGCCCCCCACAAAACACGTTCTTATACTCTTTACGTGTCTTTCGGGGGCATTCTTTATCATAAAAATTTGATTTTTTCTGTCACTTTTTCGCAAAAATGCTGTAAAATTGTTTTCGTGAACTGATGATGATTTGTCAAAGAAAAGAGGATCGCTTTTATGGAAGATTCTGAATATGTTCTGCAATTAAATCACATTAAAAAAACCTATCCCGGCGTGGTAGCTCTGAACGACGTATCCCTTGACGTCAAAAAAGGCGAAATTCATGCCCTGATCGGAGAAAACGGCGCTGGAAAATCAACGCTGATTAAGTGCTGCAGCGGCGCTGTGGTTCCGGATTCCGGAGAAATCATCACCAGCGGACAAACTTTTCACTCTATGACTCCCCGGCTTGCAATCCAAAACGGAATCGCCATCATCTATCAAGAGTTTAATCTGGTTGGAGACCTTTCCGCAGCGGAAAATATTTTTCTCGGCCGCGCTATTCGAAAAGGTATCATGATTGACCGCAAAAAGATGGTTGAAGAATCCGAAAAGGTATTCCAGCGTCTCCACATCCATATTAACCCCAATACCCTCGTGCGCAATCTTTCGGTAGGCTATCAGCAGATGGTAGAGATTGCAAAGGCTATTCAGCAGGATGTAAAACTGCTCATTATGGATGAACCTTCGGCTCCGCTTACCAACGGTGAAACCGAGGGCCTCTTTAAAACCATCGACGCGCTTAAGAGCTATGGGGTTTCAATTATCTATATCTCTCACCGGATGGAAGAAATTTTCCGCCTGTCAGACCGCGTTACCGTTCTGCGCGACGGCAACTACATAAAAACCGTCAATACCAAAGACACCAATGTTGACGAATTGGTAAATCTGATGGTTGGTCGGACGCTGCAGGAAAAATTTCCGCCTAGGAAAGACTGCATTCGGGACGAAACCTTACTTGAAGTGAAAAATCTATATGGAAATGGCGACCAGAATATTTCGTTCTCGGTTAAAAAGGGGGAAATTCTTGGATTTGGAGGTCTCATCGGCGCAGGTCGTACAGAACTTGCGCAAATGCTTTTCGGCATAGCACCGAAAACCTCAGGCCAAATTTTTTTCAAAGGAAAAGAAATTCATCCGAAAAATCCGCGTAACGCCATCGATTTGGGAATTGCGCTGGTCCCCGAAGACCGGAAGCAGCAGGGACTTTTATTGGGGCTTTCGATCAATCAGAATATCAATATGCCAATTTACCGCCAGCTCTCAAAAGGCTCTGTCATCAACGAGAAAAAGGAGCGGGAGATCAGCAAAAAATACATTAAGGAAATTGAGATCAAGACTCCCAGCATTCATCAGCTTGCAAAGAACCTAAGCGGCGGAAACCAGCAAAAAGTAGTTCTTGCAAAATGGCTTGCAGCCAACTCGGAACTTATTATTTTTGACGAACCGACACGCGGAATCGATATCGGTGCAAAATATGAAATCTATAAACTCATTAACGACCTCGTCGAACAGGGCAAGACCATTCTTCTGATTTCTTCTGAAATGGAAGAACTGATGGGAATGTCCGACCGAATTTTAGTGCTGTCAGAGGGAAAAATTACCGGTGAATTGAAGAAAGATTCTTTTAGTCAGGAAATGATTATGAATTTTGCTTCCAACGTGAAAAAGGAGAAATCGGCATGAAGAAGGTTATTCCTATTTTAAAAGAAAGGGCAATCTATGTTGCGCTCATTGCCCTGTTTATCATTTTCTCATGTTTGAGCAGTGATTTTTTAAGCGCTAATAATCTAATCAACATTGCCCGCCAGATCGCCGTGCTTGGAATTGCTTCCGTCGGTATGACTTATGTAATCCTGATTGGCGGAATCGACCTTTCCACCGGCTCCATTATCACGTTTGTCAATATCATCGCGGCGTATTTGATGGTCAATTTGGGCATGAATATGTGGCTTGCAATTCTTATTGCGCTGCTTTCCAGCACCGCAATCGGATTTTTAAACGGCCTTTTGGTTGCTAATATGAATATCCCCTCCCTTATCGTAACTTTCGCTTCTCAAACGATTTTTGAAGGCTTCGCGTACATTATTTCAAAAGGGATGCCGATTTTCGGCTTTCCGAAAGGATTTGCAACCATCGGGCAGGGATATGTCGGTTTTATTCCAATCCCGGTCATTGTCATGATCATTATCTTTCTCATTGGCGGATTCATTCTTAACAAAACCTATTTCGGCAGATATTTTTACGCATTGGGCGGAAACGAGACCGCCGCACAGATGGCAGGTATCCGGGTAAAAAGAGTCAAATATCTGATTTTCGCGCTTTCCGGTCTCTTTGCAGGCATCGCAGGCATTATCATGTTGGCACGCACCAATTCCGGCCAGCCTACGGCAGGCAAAGGCTACGAATTCCAGGTAATCACTGCAGTGGCCCTTGGCGGCGTAAGCCTTTCAGGCGGCTCTGGCAAGCTCTCTAACGTTGTAGCAGGTGTCTTCATCATGGGAATTTTGAAAAACGGCATGGTCCTATTAAATATCAGCGAATATGTTCAGATGGTAGTAGAAGGCGTCATCCTTCTTCTGGCTGTTGGATTTGACTGCCTGCAAAAACGGAAACTTGGATATCAAAACCACTGATCGTATTGTTTTTAAAAGTGAATTTTCAAATCCGGGACTTTTCTATTCGTTTTCTGATAAGAAACTTTTAAAAACAAAGAAGGGATGATGTAAAAATGTATGATGTGGCGGCTTTAGGAGAACTTTTGGTAGATTTTACCGACGCCGGAACCTCTCAAAACGGAATGCGCCTTTTTGAACAGAATCCGGGAGGAGCGCCGGCAAACGTCCTTACAGGACTTAGCCGGATGCACTTTCAAACCGCTTTTATTGGAAAAGTCGGAAACGACCTTAACGGCCGTTTTCTGAAATCTGTTTTAAAAAAGGAACACATCGACACTTCCGGTCTGATTATTGACCCGAACTATTTTACCACGCTTTCCTTTGTAAGCCTTTCAGAAGATGGGCAGAGAAGCTTCTCTTTTGCCAGAAAACCCGGTGCAGACACAATGCTTCGCCGGGAAGAAGTAAAGGACAATATTCTCCGAAACACTAAAATTTTTCACATTGGTTCTCTCTCTCTTACGAATGAGCCCTCCCGTACTGCCACCCTTTCTGCTTTGGAAACTGCTAAAGAAGCCGGTTGTATCATCTCTTACGACCCTAACTACCGTGCATCTTTGTGGCCGAGCGAAGAAAAAGCCAAAGAAAGAATCCGTTCGGTACTGCCATAT contains the following coding sequences:
- the rbsA gene encoding ribose ABC transporter (ATP-binding protein) (Evidence 2a : Function from experimental evidences in other organisms; PubMedId : 7921236; Product type t : transporter) translates to MEDSEYVLQLNHIKKTYPGVVALNDVSLDVKKGEIHALIGENGAGKSTLIKCCSGAVVPDSGEIITSGQTFHSMTPRLAIQNGIAIIYQEFNLVGDLSAAENIFLGRAIRKGIMIDRKKMVEESEKVFQRLHIHINPNTLVRNLSVGYQQMVEIAKAIQQDVKLLIMDEPSAPLTNGETEGLFKTIDALKSYGVSIIYISHRMEEIFRLSDRVTVLRDGNYIKTVNTKDTNVDELVNLMVGRTLQEKFPPRKDCIRDETLLEVKNLYGNGDQNISFSVKKGEILGFGGLIGAGRTELAQMLFGIAPKTSGQIFFKGKEIHPKNPRNAIDLGIALVPEDRKQQGLLLGLSINQNINMPIYRQLSKGSVINEKKEREISKKYIKEIEIKTPSIHQLAKNLSGGNQQKVVLAKWLAANSELIIFDEPTRGIDIGAKYEIYKLINDLVEQGKTILLISSEMEELMGMSDRILVLSEGKITGELKKDSFSQEMIMNFASNVKKEKSA
- the rbsC gene encoding ribose ABC transporter (permease) (Evidence 2a : Function from experimental evidences in other organisms; PubMedId : 7921236, 15849754, 16850406; Product type t : transporter), producing the protein MKKVIPILKERAIYVALIALFIIFSCLSSDFLSANNLINIARQIAVLGIASVGMTYVILIGGIDLSTGSIITFVNIIAAYLMVNLGMNMWLAILIALLSSTAIGFLNGLLVANMNIPSLIVTFASQTIFEGFAYIISKGMPIFGFPKGFATIGQGYVGFIPIPVIVMIIIFLIGGFILNKTYFGRYFYALGGNETAAQMAGIRVKRVKYLIFALSGLFAGIAGIIMLARTNSGQPTAGKGYEFQVITAVALGGVSLSGGSGKLSNVVAGVFIMGILKNGMVLLNISEYVQMVVEGVILLLAVGFDCLQKRKLGYQNH
- a CDS encoding protein of unknown function (Evidence 5 : Unknown function) — its product is MTACKNGNLDIKTTDRIVFKSEFSNPGLFYSFSDKKLLKTKKG
- a CDS encoding Fructokinase, with product MYDVAALGELLVDFTDAGTSQNGMRLFEQNPGGAPANVLTGLSRMHFQTAFIGKVGNDLNGRFLKSVLKKEHIDTSGLIIDPNYFTTLSFVSLSEDGQRSFSFARKPGADTMLRREEVKDNILRNTKIFHIGSLSLTNEPSRTATLSALETAKEAGCIISYDPNYRASLWPSEEKAKERIRSVLPYIDVIKLSEEETDFVTPKKDPKAAGKFLIDYGVKAVFITLGKNGAYVFNREGCVFAPPVPGHAIDTNGAGDCFCSGILSRICESSKLLDTLSLKELSQYAHFANAAASCCIEKHGAIPSMPTLEEINQRLSAV